In one Janibacter cremeus genomic region, the following are encoded:
- a CDS encoding pseudouridine synthase — MPPRSPLAARHGLSAAWVRTPDRDALRPPRWPTMSAWLREKIPDEVDVDGMLADARFVYDDGRAVLPGDEYRPHTFVWFHRDLREEVEVPGELSVLHRDERLVVVDKPPFLSTIPRGRHVRQSVVVRLRDELGLPELSPLHRLDRVTSGVLMLATERRWRGPYQTMFEQQRVRKTYLALAPWRDGLALPVTVRNHIRKTRGEWQARVVPDAPVNAVTDVAVEARVGDLAVYRLTPHTGRTHQLRLHLHGLGIPIVDDPLYPEVLDVSLDDFSRPLQLLASTVEFVDPVDAGERRFVSARELPLE; from the coding sequence GTGCCCCCACGTTCACCGCTCGCCGCGCGCCACGGACTCAGCGCGGCGTGGGTGCGCACGCCGGATCGGGATGCCCTGCGACCGCCCCGGTGGCCGACGATGTCGGCCTGGCTGCGGGAGAAGATCCCCGACGAGGTCGACGTGGACGGGATGCTTGCCGACGCGCGATTCGTGTACGACGACGGTCGTGCCGTCCTGCCCGGCGACGAGTACCGACCGCACACCTTCGTGTGGTTCCACCGGGACCTGCGCGAGGAGGTCGAGGTGCCCGGTGAGCTGAGCGTCCTCCATCGCGACGAGCGACTCGTCGTCGTGGACAAGCCGCCCTTCCTCTCGACGATCCCGCGCGGTCGGCACGTCCGGCAGAGCGTCGTGGTCCGACTGCGCGACGAGCTGGGCCTGCCGGAGCTCTCCCCGCTGCACCGGCTGGACCGGGTGACCTCGGGCGTGCTCATGCTGGCGACAGAGCGCCGGTGGCGGGGGCCGTACCAGACGATGTTCGAGCAGCAGCGGGTCCGGAAGACCTATCTGGCGCTGGCGCCGTGGCGCGATGGTCTGGCGCTGCCCGTCACCGTCCGCAACCACATCCGCAAGACGCGCGGGGAATGGCAGGCCCGGGTGGTGCCGGACGCGCCGGTCAACGCCGTGACCGATGTCGCGGTCGAGGCGCGTGTCGGTGACCTGGCCGTCTACCGGTTGACGCCGCACACCGGGCGCACCCACCAGCTACGGCTCCACCTCCACGGTCTCGGCATCCCGATCGTGGACGATCCGCTCTACCCGGAGGTGCTGGACGTCTCGCTCGACGACTTCTCCCGGCCGCTCCAGCTGCTCGCCAGCACGGTGGAGTTCGTGGACCCGGTCGACGCCGGCGAGCGGCGGTTCGTCAGCGCACGGGAGCTGCCGCTCGAGTGA
- a CDS encoding DUF421 domain-containing protein, whose protein sequence is MPLALPAADSSVIDWGEVGHRLGTDPTQALAVALSAVGIYLAFLVLVRIFGVRVLTGMGTFDVVVVITVGAVAGRVILGHPPTLAAGVIGLACLFAMEAGFGELRRTVRGARWVNSGPVLLMAGAEALERNMRFAHVTDRELNAALRQAGVRHPREVACVVFESTGRISVLRRGIPLDPALVAWVRDADRIPREFFDDV, encoded by the coding sequence ATGCCCCTTGCCCTCCCCGCCGCCGACTCGTCCGTGATCGACTGGGGGGAGGTCGGCCACCGCCTCGGCACCGACCCGACGCAGGCCCTGGCCGTCGCGCTCTCCGCGGTGGGGATCTACCTCGCCTTCCTCGTCCTCGTGCGGATCTTCGGGGTGCGGGTGCTCACGGGGATGGGCACCTTCGACGTCGTCGTGGTCATCACCGTCGGTGCCGTGGCGGGTCGGGTCATCCTCGGGCACCCGCCGACGCTGGCCGCCGGGGTCATCGGCCTGGCGTGCCTCTTCGCGATGGAGGCGGGCTTCGGTGAGCTCCGCCGCACGGTCCGGGGGGCCCGGTGGGTCAACTCGGGACCGGTGCTGCTCATGGCCGGGGCGGAGGCGCTCGAGCGCAACATGCGCTTCGCCCACGTCACCGACCGCGAGCTCAACGCCGCACTGCGGCAGGCGGGGGTGCGCCATCCACGCGAGGTCGCCTGCGTCGTCTTCGAGTCCACTGGGCGGATCAGCGTGCTGCGCCGCGGCATCCCCCTGGACCCCGCGCTCGTGGCATGGGTCAGGGACGCCGACCGCATCCCGCGGGAGTTCTTCGACGACGTGTAG
- a CDS encoding DUF5926 family protein, producing MGKASRRKKEAQGKTKVAPAPHIARPFAGLPGEADWVAAYEILPAATATLTLRAEAVPEGAPETVTLATVLPMAWPALRRDDGSILVASQSGSTSGDPSRDLAQALLTALESEPGAPITRLPRATAETPRLQDLLDTEADFDVTVHEGFDFWLDGQEVTGEAAESLERANESVVPTTPITSAPATYWCRIGERTYIRHVLPDDEDAATTALARLHAKGESHLGEDRRLLGAFRAGGLLVPVWEVPADTEAADHEDAVTDFAGRYATALAATEDLTPDERRARNGLLSRQVTLR from the coding sequence ATGGGAAAGGCTTCGCGACGCAAGAAGGAGGCGCAGGGCAAGACCAAGGTCGCCCCTGCGCCCCACATCGCACGCCCCTTCGCGGGGCTGCCCGGCGAGGCCGACTGGGTCGCCGCCTACGAGATCCTCCCGGCGGCCACGGCCACCCTCACCCTCAGGGCCGAGGCGGTCCCCGAGGGCGCACCGGAGACGGTCACCCTCGCCACGGTGCTGCCGATGGCCTGGCCCGCGCTGCGGCGTGACGACGGCAGCATCCTCGTCGCCAGCCAGTCCGGCTCCACCAGCGGGGACCCGAGCCGCGACCTGGCGCAGGCGCTCCTCACCGCCCTCGAGAGCGAGCCGGGCGCGCCGATCACCCGGCTCCCCCGTGCCACCGCCGAGACGCCGCGGCTGCAGGACCTCCTCGACACCGAGGCCGACTTCGACGTCACGGTGCACGAGGGGTTCGACTTCTGGCTGGACGGCCAGGAGGTCACCGGCGAGGCCGCCGAGTCGCTCGAGCGCGCCAACGAGAGCGTCGTCCCGACGACACCGATCACCTCGGCCCCGGCCACCTACTGGTGCCGGATCGGGGAGCGCACCTACATCCGGCACGTCCTCCCGGACGACGAGGACGCGGCCACCACGGCCCTGGCCCGCCTCCACGCGAAGGGGGAGTCCCACCTCGGCGAGGACCGTCGCCTCCTCGGCGCCTTCCGCGCCGGCGGCCTGCTCGTGCCGGTCTGGGAGGTCCCGGCCGACACGGAGGCGGCCGACCACGAGGACGCCGTCACCGACTTCGCCGGCCGGTACGCGACGGCGCTCGCCGCCACCGAGGACCTCACCCCCGACGAGCGCAGGGCGCGCAACGGCCTGCTCTCCCGCCAGGTGACCCTGCGCTGA
- a CDS encoding pirin family protein: MPAVTVENILTLPRVNQPLPETVSRPVLSVTTAPQGHEGEGFPVRRAFAGVDSARLDPFIHMDQMGEVEYAPGEARGTSWHPHRGFETVTYIIDGTFAHEDTHGGGGLITNGDTQWMTAGSGLLHIEAPPEELVVSGGVFHGLQLWVNLPSHQKMTDPKYQDIRSGEVGLLSSHDGGALIRVIAGELDGHEGPGITTTPISMIHTTIAPGARMHVPWREDFNGLAYVLSGRGLVGPERRPIREGQLAVFGAGGALEIAADDRQDSRSPSLEVVLLGGRPIREPVAAYGPFVMNTREELITAVEDFQAGRLGVIPKAPRVRPALEVAEAMARGGRPGHDVL; the protein is encoded by the coding sequence ATGCCCGCCGTGACCGTCGAGAACATCCTCACCCTGCCCCGGGTGAACCAGCCGCTGCCCGAGACGGTCTCGCGCCCCGTGCTGTCCGTGACGACCGCACCCCAAGGCCACGAGGGCGAGGGCTTCCCCGTCCGTCGCGCCTTCGCCGGCGTCGACTCGGCGCGCCTGGACCCCTTCATCCACATGGACCAGATGGGTGAGGTGGAGTACGCGCCCGGCGAGGCCCGCGGCACCAGCTGGCACCCGCACCGCGGCTTCGAGACGGTCACCTACATCATCGACGGGACCTTCGCCCACGAGGACACCCACGGCGGTGGCGGGCTGATCACCAACGGCGACACGCAGTGGATGACGGCCGGCTCCGGCCTGCTGCACATCGAGGCCCCGCCGGAGGAGCTCGTCGTCAGCGGCGGCGTCTTCCACGGTCTCCAGCTGTGGGTCAACCTCCCCAGCCACCAGAAGATGACCGACCCGAAGTACCAGGACATCCGCTCCGGCGAGGTCGGCCTGCTCTCCAGCCACGACGGCGGCGCGCTGATCCGGGTCATCGCCGGCGAGCTCGACGGCCACGAGGGCCCGGGCATCACGACGACCCCGATCTCGATGATCCACACGACGATCGCGCCGGGGGCGCGCATGCACGTGCCGTGGCGCGAGGACTTCAACGGCCTGGCCTACGTGCTCTCCGGTCGCGGCCTCGTCGGCCCCGAGCGGCGTCCGATCCGCGAGGGCCAGCTGGCCGTCTTCGGCGCCGGCGGCGCCCTCGAGATCGCGGCCGACGACCGGCAGGACTCCCGCAGCCCCTCCCTCGAGGTGGTGCTCCTCGGTGGTCGGCCGATCCGCGAGCCCGTCGCCGCCTACGGCCCCTTCGTCATGAACACCCGCGAGGAGCTGATCACGGCCGTCGAGGACTTCCAGGCCGGTCGCCTCGGCGTCATCCCCAAGGCACCGCGGGTGCGTCCCGCCCTCGAGGTCGCCGAGGCCATGGCCAGGGGCGGTCGCCCCGGGCACGACGTGCTCTGA
- a CDS encoding YceI family protein yields MDHTGTADLTEVTAGTYEIDATRSVATYAGKHMFGLGTVSAELNVTGGEIRVAESETGCRVHATIDAASFTSDNARRDRDVTENFLQVATHPDIVFSSSAVRRVGDRLLVEGTVTAHAHTVPVEVTVHSIESEGETIHIHAGASRLDRFAFGITNGRGMVGRFLDLELDVVAVRGPVRR; encoded by the coding sequence ATGGACCACACAGGCACCGCGGACCTGACCGAGGTCACCGCGGGGACGTACGAGATCGATGCCACGCGTTCGGTGGCGACCTACGCAGGCAAGCACATGTTCGGCCTGGGCACGGTGAGTGCCGAGCTCAACGTCACCGGCGGCGAGATCCGCGTCGCCGAGTCCGAGACGGGCTGCCGAGTGCACGCCACGATCGACGCCGCCAGTTTCACCTCGGACAACGCCCGTCGGGATCGAGATGTGACGGAGAACTTCCTCCAGGTTGCGACCCATCCCGACATCGTCTTCTCCTCGAGCGCGGTTCGCCGCGTCGGCGATCGCCTACTGGTCGAGGGGACCGTCACCGCCCACGCGCACACCGTGCCCGTCGAGGTCACCGTGCACTCGATCGAGTCCGAGGGCGAGACCATCCACATCCACGCCGGGGCCTCGCGTCTGGACCGCTTTGCCTTCGGGATCACCAACGGCAGGGGCATGGTGGGACGCTTCCTCGACCTGGAGCTCGATGTCGTGGCTGTCCGGGGGCCGGTCAGGCGGTGA
- a CDS encoding ATP-binding protein, with product MIGEEGSPTVGQAGTTASSASGLDSFGGEIGRGQARTIRARWELQTVTRIRQAVALDLAARGVDEEIVGEAELVTTELVTNSLRHATPLADRTVRIHWKARGNSVEIEVSDGGSDTQPVPAARAVWATSGRGLRIVRSIAHEWGVQRDEKQTTVWAALGGPSRRRVGH from the coding sequence GTGATCGGTGAGGAAGGGAGCCCGACGGTGGGCCAGGCAGGCACGACAGCGTCGTCCGCGAGCGGTCTCGACAGCTTCGGAGGGGAGATCGGGCGCGGCCAGGCCCGCACGATCCGGGCCCGCTGGGAGCTGCAGACCGTGACCCGGATCCGTCAGGCCGTGGCACTCGACCTGGCGGCGCGCGGGGTGGACGAGGAGATCGTCGGCGAGGCCGAGCTCGTCACCACGGAGCTCGTGACCAACTCACTGCGTCATGCCACCCCGCTCGCGGACCGCACCGTGCGCATCCACTGGAAGGCGCGGGGCAACAGCGTCGAGATCGAGGTCAGCGACGGCGGGTCGGACACCCAGCCGGTGCCCGCGGCACGTGCGGTGTGGGCCACCTCCGGTCGTGGCCTGCGGATCGTGCGCAGCATCGCCCACGAGTGGGGTGTGCAGCGCGACGAGAAGCAGACGACCGTCTGGGCCGCCCTCGGCGGCCCCTCCCGCCGCCGCGTGGGGCACTGA
- a CDS encoding DUF4446 family protein translates to MTVVEIALLCGLVVALVVATLALLRLRALSDRVVELEHRSPVGEGDLASLRHDIAQALRHVAVVRYDAFGDMGGRLSFSAAIIDDTGDGLVVSSIHGRGESRTYAKGVVGGDADATLTPEERQALAAARTGSVDA, encoded by the coding sequence ATGACCGTGGTCGAGATCGCCCTGCTGTGCGGGCTCGTCGTCGCCCTGGTCGTCGCGACCCTGGCACTGCTGCGCCTGCGCGCGCTGAGCGATCGGGTGGTCGAGCTCGAGCACCGCTCCCCCGTCGGGGAGGGCGACCTGGCCTCCCTTCGCCACGACATCGCCCAGGCGCTGCGGCACGTGGCGGTCGTGCGCTACGACGCCTTCGGCGACATGGGCGGGCGGCTGTCCTTCTCCGCCGCGATCATCGACGACACCGGCGACGGCCTGGTCGTCAGCAGCATCCACGGGCGCGGGGAGTCCCGCACCTACGCCAAGGGCGTGGTCGGTGGCGACGCCGACGCGACCCTCACCCCCGAGGAGCGCCAGGCGCTCGCCGCGGCCCGCACCGGCTCCGTCGACGCCTGA
- a CDS encoding MarR family winged helix-turn-helix transcriptional regulator, giving the protein MHTTTSAVGLHLQETLGQVFGQFARLIARRQTLDPQAMSRTDYALLATLEHCHQEWGMRTSHLAEVQGQDASTVSRRLGQLVTQGHVERLADPSDGRASTVRLTPAGRAALTDERTARTDLLGALLTDWPHGDLVDLDRLLTRLSEDLAVDARSAGHLPSPHTTGRTSA; this is encoded by the coding sequence GTGCACACAACTACTTCGGCCGTCGGGCTCCACCTCCAGGAGACCCTCGGACAGGTCTTCGGGCAGTTCGCCCGGCTGATCGCCCGGCGCCAGACGCTCGATCCGCAGGCGATGTCGCGCACCGACTACGCCCTGCTCGCCACCCTCGAGCACTGCCACCAGGAGTGGGGGATGCGCACCTCCCACCTCGCCGAGGTCCAGGGCCAGGACGCCTCCACCGTCAGCCGCCGACTGGGTCAGCTGGTCACGCAGGGCCACGTCGAGCGGCTCGCCGACCCCAGCGACGGTCGCGCCTCCACGGTGCGGCTGACCCCGGCGGGCCGGGCCGCCCTGACCGACGAGCGCACCGCTCGCACCGACCTGCTCGGCGCGCTCCTCACCGACTGGCCGCACGGCGACCTCGTCGACCTCGATCGCCTGCTCACCCGCCTGAGCGAGGACCTGGCCGTCGACGCCCGGTCCGCCGGCCACCTCCCTTCGCCCCACACCACCGGAAGGACCTCCGCGTGA
- a CDS encoding VOC family protein yields MEIIGLTVTAPDVAATEEAWRRLGPAGVLVEVVAGEPGLAAVTLGVDDVDATERLLRRRGLAGDAAGFDLGGTVWRLAPTPRDEGGGPAPRAEEAVGDSAPGDHVVVDHVVVVTGDAERAVADFGARLGLELRLDRDTGHGFRGLFFRCGDAVVEVIVPSDPPEGPDTFGGVAWRVADLEATRARLAAAGVELSEAREGRKPGTRVTTVRDPALAVPTLLVATAPRP; encoded by the coding sequence ATGGAGATCATCGGCCTGACCGTCACCGCACCCGACGTCGCCGCCACCGAGGAGGCCTGGCGCCGCCTCGGGCCGGCCGGCGTCCTCGTCGAGGTGGTCGCCGGGGAGCCCGGGCTCGCGGCGGTCACGCTCGGTGTCGACGACGTGGACGCGACCGAGCGCCTGCTCCGGCGAAGGGGGCTGGCCGGGGACGCGGCCGGATTCGACCTCGGCGGGACCGTGTGGCGACTGGCCCCCACCCCGCGGGACGAAGGGGGCGGACCCGCACCGCGCGCGGAGGAGGCCGTCGGGGACTCCGCCCCCGGTGACCACGTCGTCGTCGACCACGTCGTCGTGGTCACCGGCGACGCGGAGCGGGCGGTGGCGGACTTCGGGGCCCGGCTGGGGCTCGAGCTGCGGTTGGACCGGGACACCGGGCACGGCTTCCGCGGGCTGTTCTTCCGCTGCGGTGACGCGGTGGTCGAGGTCATCGTGCCGAGCGACCCGCCGGAGGGACCGGACACCTTCGGCGGCGTGGCCTGGCGGGTGGCCGACCTCGAGGCGACGAGGGCGCGACTGGCGGCCGCCGGCGTTGAGCTCTCCGAGGCGCGGGAGGGCCGCAAGCCGGGCACCCGCGTGACGACGGTGCGCGACCCCGCCCTGGCCGTGCCCACCCTGCTGGTCGCCACCGCCCCACGCCCGTAG
- the rsgA gene encoding ribosome small subunit-dependent GTPase A produces the protein MNITTTDLTSIGWDDACAAAFEEVAGDFVLVPGRVGRVDRGRVTVHTADGPLTALVRLPAGSLLEEQPTTGDWVGLERRDDGDVVRTVLPRRSAIVRRVAGERCDAQVLAANLDHVLVAVPFETRLRLSAIERYLVIAWESGAQPLVVLTKADLAYDPDAARAEVEAAAPGVTVLVASAETGEGIDRVAEVLARGTTALVGQSGAGKSTLVNVLAGREVQAVTDTRQDGKGRHTTTARELVPLAGGGVLVDTPGLRSIGLHEDGEGVARAFPDVEELISACRFNDCSHECEPGCAVRAALADGRLEERRWASWQKLQREAEWIAMRSDPAARARARKRWAATGRAGKARAALKRGQDPFA, from the coding sequence ATGAACATCACGACCACCGACCTGACGTCCATCGGCTGGGACGACGCCTGTGCTGCCGCCTTCGAGGAGGTGGCGGGGGACTTCGTCCTGGTGCCGGGACGGGTCGGCCGCGTCGACCGCGGCCGGGTCACCGTCCACACCGCGGACGGCCCGCTGACCGCGCTGGTGCGTCTGCCCGCCGGGAGCCTGCTCGAGGAGCAGCCGACGACCGGTGACTGGGTGGGCCTGGAGCGGCGTGACGACGGGGACGTGGTGCGCACCGTCCTTCCCCGCCGTAGTGCGATCGTGCGGCGCGTCGCGGGGGAGCGCTGCGACGCGCAGGTGCTGGCCGCCAACCTCGACCACGTCCTCGTCGCCGTGCCCTTCGAGACCCGACTGAGGCTGTCGGCCATCGAGCGCTACCTCGTCATCGCCTGGGAGTCGGGGGCGCAGCCCCTCGTCGTGTTGACGAAGGCCGACCTCGCCTACGACCCGGACGCCGCCCGCGCCGAGGTCGAGGCCGCCGCCCCCGGGGTCACCGTGCTCGTCGCCTCGGCCGAGACCGGCGAGGGCATCGACCGCGTCGCCGAAGTGCTCGCGCGCGGGACCACCGCCCTCGTCGGGCAGTCCGGCGCCGGCAAGTCGACGCTCGTCAACGTCCTCGCCGGCCGAGAGGTCCAGGCGGTCACCGACACCCGCCAGGACGGCAAGGGACGACACACCACGACGGCCCGGGAGCTCGTCCCGCTCGCCGGTGGCGGGGTCCTCGTCGACACACCCGGGCTGCGGTCGATCGGCCTGCACGAGGACGGCGAAGGGGTGGCCCGCGCCTTCCCGGACGTCGAGGAGCTGATCTCGGCCTGCCGGTTCAACGACTGCTCGCACGAGTGCGAGCCCGGGTGCGCCGTGCGGGCGGCCCTCGCCGACGGTCGCCTGGAGGAGCGCCGGTGGGCCAGCTGGCAGAAGCTGCAGCGGGAGGCGGAGTGGATCGCCATGCGGTCCGACCCGGCCGCACGGGCCAGGGCCCGCAAGCGGTGGGCGGCCACGGGGCGCGCCGGGAAGGCGCGCGCGGCCCTCAAGCGGGGGCAGGACCCCTTCGCCTGA
- a CDS encoding SDR family oxidoreductase, which yields MTFTTLITGASSGLGAEMARQFAALGHDLALTARRTDRLDALKAEITAAHPQRRVETYALDVTRDEDVSAVFERAKGDFGRLDRVVVNAGLGKGAPYGKGSHYANRETITTNVLGAAAQTEAAMAIFREQQAGHLVLIASITALRGMPKSMTTYGATKAFVASLGEGIRSEMLGKPELDIDVSVLYPGYIRSEMNEKVEQKTKFMVDTDVGVRAMVEAIEARKPRAYVPAKPWVAVGAAMQVLPLKVVRKLL from the coding sequence ATGACCTTCACGACCCTGATCACCGGCGCCAGCTCCGGCCTCGGCGCCGAGATGGCCCGCCAGTTCGCCGCGCTCGGTCACGACCTCGCGCTCACCGCCCGCCGGACCGACCGCCTCGATGCGCTCAAGGCCGAGATCACCGCCGCCCACCCGCAGCGCCGGGTCGAGACCTACGCCCTCGACGTCACCCGCGACGAGGACGTCTCCGCGGTCTTCGAGCGGGCGAAGGGGGACTTCGGCCGCCTCGACCGCGTGGTCGTCAACGCCGGCCTGGGCAAGGGCGCCCCGTACGGGAAGGGCAGCCACTACGCCAACCGCGAGACGATCACCACCAACGTGCTCGGCGCCGCCGCGCAGACCGAGGCGGCGATGGCGATCTTCCGCGAGCAGCAGGCCGGACACCTCGTGCTCATCGCCTCGATCACGGCGCTGCGTGGCATGCCCAAGTCGATGACGACCTACGGCGCGACCAAGGCCTTCGTCGCCTCGCTGGGCGAGGGCATCCGCTCCGAGATGCTCGGCAAGCCCGAGCTCGACATCGATGTCTCGGTGCTCTACCCGGGCTACATCCGCTCGGAGATGAACGAGAAGGTCGAGCAGAAGACGAAGTTCATGGTCGACACCGACGTGGGCGTGCGCGCGATGGTCGAGGCGATCGAGGCCCGCAAGCCCAGGGCCTACGTCCCCGCCAAGCCGTGGGTGGCCGTCGGCGCCGCGATGCAGGTGCTCCCGCTGAAGGTCGTGCGCAAGCTGCTCTGA
- the pheA gene encoding prephenate dehydratase codes for MTRYAYLGPEGTFTQQALMMWGPTEDAEQVPCGSVDTALEQLRAGDVDAAVVPIENSVEGGVSATLDALASGDPLVVVGEVLVPITFVACARPGTRLQDVTAIGTHSHAWAQVRGWADHTVPHAVYVPTLSTASAAKDLAEHPGEVGYQAAVCATVAAERFGLEVLAHDIGDMTTAVTRFVIVSRPEWQPGPTGKDKTTVVLYQRTDRAGGLLELLEQFAVRGINMTRLESRPTKDSMGSYCFSIDFEGHVQDERVGAALMSLHRVCADLRFLGSYPAAAGAEITVDPITTDEAFRDARRWLERLRALGG; via the coding sequence ATGACCCGCTACGCCTACCTCGGCCCCGAGGGCACCTTCACCCAGCAGGCGCTGATGATGTGGGGGCCCACCGAGGACGCCGAGCAGGTGCCGTGCGGCTCCGTCGACACCGCGCTGGAGCAGCTGCGCGCCGGCGACGTCGACGCCGCCGTCGTGCCCATCGAGAACTCCGTCGAGGGCGGCGTCTCCGCGACGCTCGACGCCCTCGCCTCCGGAGACCCGCTCGTCGTCGTCGGCGAGGTGCTCGTGCCGATCACCTTCGTCGCGTGCGCCCGGCCGGGGACACGGCTGCAGGACGTCACGGCCATCGGGACCCACAGCCACGCGTGGGCGCAGGTGCGCGGCTGGGCCGACCACACGGTCCCGCACGCGGTCTACGTCCCCACGCTCTCGACCGCCTCCGCGGCCAAGGACCTCGCCGAGCACCCCGGCGAGGTCGGCTACCAGGCCGCCGTGTGCGCCACGGTCGCCGCCGAGCGGTTCGGGCTCGAGGTCCTCGCCCACGACATCGGCGACATGACGACCGCGGTCACCCGCTTCGTCATCGTCTCCCGCCCGGAGTGGCAGCCCGGTCCCACCGGCAAGGACAAGACGACCGTCGTGCTCTACCAGCGCACCGACCGCGCGGGTGGCCTGCTGGAGCTGCTCGAGCAGTTCGCCGTGCGCGGCATCAACATGACCCGCCTGGAGTCACGCCCCACGAAGGACTCCATGGGCTCCTACTGCTTCTCGATCGACTTCGAGGGGCACGTGCAGGACGAGCGGGTCGGCGCGGCCCTGATGAGCCTGCACCGGGTGTGCGCGGACCTGCGCTTCCTCGGCTCCTACCCGGCGGCCGCCGGCGCCGAGATCACCGTCGACCCGATCACCACGGACGAGGCCTTCCGGGACGCGCGTCGGTGGCTGGAGCGGTTGCGGGCCCTCGGGGGATAG
- a CDS encoding MDR family MFS transporter translates to MSTAPTPYRMSREHQRVFIGLMLGMLVASISQTIVGPALPRIVAELGGMSHYSWVATAAMLVSAVTVPIVGKLSDLFGRREFYIGGIIVFMAGTVFAGFAQSFWMLVVARGIQGLGMGTLMPLSQTIIGDIIPPRQRGKYQGLMGAVFGVTSVAGPLAGGLITDHLGWRWLFFVTLPIGLLALTFIVRFLHLPHEPRRAVIDYPGIATLSTALVALLIAVSSGGTSWAWGSSTSLGLFGLSLVSTIAFVAIELRAVEPLLPLRLLADRTIALSLIASFGIAIVMFGSIIYIPVYAQGVVGVNATDSGLILMPLMLGFIICGILTGLAITRTGHYRPFMLTGIAIMAGGVLLLTRLDHTATATQLTVAMVVIGVGLGMAMQQYTLVVQNVVTRADMGTATASTQFFRNVGSTVGIAIYGTVMATGLGRSIADHLPAGTPRGAASQMDAGSVLDPDALANVPPGVAEAVRWGLAEQLGSAFMLGLPVLAVVFIATFFIPHAPLRETTHDHPVEDAGQDEIDAYAAESPEAARRSAGSRMPTSVGSSPQG, encoded by the coding sequence GTGAGCACCGCCCCCACCCCGTACCGGATGAGCCGCGAGCACCAGCGGGTCTTCATCGGCCTGATGCTGGGCATGCTCGTCGCGTCGATCAGCCAGACGATCGTCGGCCCGGCCCTCCCCCGGATCGTCGCCGAGCTCGGCGGCATGAGCCACTACAGCTGGGTCGCGACCGCCGCGATGCTCGTCTCCGCGGTGACCGTCCCGATCGTCGGCAAGCTCTCCGACCTCTTCGGCCGCCGGGAGTTCTACATCGGCGGGATCATCGTCTTCATGGCCGGGACGGTCTTCGCCGGCTTCGCACAGAGCTTCTGGATGCTCGTGGTCGCCCGCGGGATCCAGGGGCTGGGCATGGGGACGCTGATGCCGCTGTCGCAGACCATCATCGGCGACATCATCCCGCCGCGGCAGCGCGGCAAGTACCAGGGCCTGATGGGCGCAGTCTTCGGCGTCACCTCGGTCGCCGGGCCGCTCGCCGGCGGGCTGATCACCGACCACCTCGGCTGGCGCTGGCTGTTCTTCGTCACCCTGCCCATCGGGCTCCTCGCGCTGACCTTCATCGTCAGGTTCCTCCACCTGCCGCACGAGCCGCGCAGGGCGGTCATCGACTACCCGGGCATCGCCACGCTGTCCACGGCACTGGTCGCGCTGCTGATCGCCGTCAGCTCCGGCGGCACCTCCTGGGCCTGGGGGTCGAGCACCTCGCTGGGCCTGTTCGGCCTGAGCCTCGTCTCGACCATCGCCTTCGTGGCCATCGAGCTGCGCGCCGTCGAGCCCCTGCTGCCGCTGCGTCTCCTCGCCGACCGCACGATCGCCCTGAGCCTGATCGCCTCCTTCGGCATCGCCATCGTCATGTTCGGCTCGATCATCTACATCCCGGTCTACGCGCAGGGCGTGGTCGGGGTGAACGCGACCGACTCCGGCCTGATCCTCATGCCGCTCATGCTCGGATTCATCATCTGCGGCATCCTCACCGGGCTGGCCATCACCAGGACCGGCCACTACCGCCCGTTCATGCTCACCGGCATCGCGATCATGGCCGGCGGCGTCCTCCTGCTCACCCGGCTGGACCACACGGCCACCGCGACGCAGCTGACCGTGGCGATGGTCGTCATCGGGGTCGGCCTCGGGATGGCCATGCAGCAGTACACCCTCGTCGTGCAGAACGTCGTCACCCGCGCCGACATGGGCACCGCGACCGCCTCGACCCAGTTCTTCCGCAACGTCGGCTCGACCGTGGGCATCGCGATCTACGGCACCGTCATGGCCACGGGGCTGGGCCGCAGCATCGCCGATCACCTGCCTGCCGGGACGCCGAGGGGGGCCGCCAGCCAGATGGACGCGGGCTCGGTGCTCGACCCGGACGCCCTGGCGAACGTCCCGCCGGGGGTCGCGGAGGCCGTGCGCTGGGGCCTGGCGGAGCAGCTCGGGAGCGCCTTCATGCTCGGGCTGCCGGTCCTCGCGGTCGTCTTCATCGCGACCTTCTTCATCCCGCACGCGCCGTTGCGCGAGACGACCCACGACCACCCGGTCGAGGACGCCGGCCAGGACGAGATCGACGCCTACGCCGCTGAGTCACCCGAGGCGGCCCGCCGCAGCGCCGGGTCACGGATGCCGACATCCGTCGGGTCGAGCCCGCAGGGGTGA